CATCTCATTACACAAGGACAAAATTCTTTATACACTTGAATATGTTGTAGCATCACCACAAAGAATAGGTAGTAACTCATGTCCGGAAGAAAAAAAGGAATACACTTGTCCACAATTCTCAAATGGACGATAAATACTCAAGACATAAAGCCACTCGAAAACAAGGactaaagaggaaaaagaaaaaaaaagcctgTGTTTTCAAGGGAAATTATCCCCTAATTGGCAGCTTCATCTGTTTGCTCGAGTCTGTGCCTTCTGCTGGTATGCCATGGACATGGCACGCAGTCTGTCGGTTATCTCACTAAATGAGGGCCGTGCGGCGGGATCCGGTGACCAACATTGTTCCATTAACCTTCTCCATTCAGATTCGCAACGTTCCGGTATGGGCGGTCGAAGCTTGTTGTTCAAGATTCCACCTGTAAGTTTCACAAAAAGATGATGATTTTGTTGCACAAATTTAATCAAATCATCGAGTATCAGCTTATCCCCATGGAAATGGAAAGATGATAACCAGTGGTCTGATTAGCAATTcacttacagaaaaaaaaaaaaaaaaaaaagctaagtcGTAAgaacatattgttgaatctcggattttgatgatgaaatcaattgtaaattgtttgatctaatctatacgttgagaaaagtgtgcaggattaactacgatagcagtaagacataaaacaagtgTTGTGCCGGAATCAATATCGAGATCTCGttagaagttcaagagttcgtcgaaagtccgaacgttcatcggaagttctgtcggaaccaatcgaAAAGTCCAAGATCTtatcaaagaagctcgtcagaactcgtcaacaagatcgtcataaagtccgggagcttgctGCCGAACTTTATACCATCCTCGAGCCCATGCCTTTGTGTGAAGTGTAACAATAAAATAGTTTCGGTATGCCCAAAATAGCAGAAATGAGAAAGAACTAGTCAGGAGCATAAATTCTGAAGAAAATTGGAAACGGATATTATTACTACAGATGCTGCATGTGATTGTGAAATGGATGATTTGATCAATCATATGTCTAAATAGACAAAACAAAAGGCTTGAATCATAAAAACGACTCAATGtttaaatttccaaaggcaaaatGAGATTTACATGGTTAAGAAGAGCCTGACTACTTACTTAATAACGAAAATTCGACAATTTAACATGGACATAAATCATCGTCGACGAATATGTTAGTACACAACAATGTATTGTTGATAGAAAAACAAGCCTTGTGAAATTCTTACTAGATAGTAAAATAACATTTACCTATGATCGCGCCACAATGCATATTCGCGTAGGGTTCTTCCCCGGTCAGGATTTCCCACATAACTATTCCAAAAGAGAAAACATCAACCTAGAAATATGACCAAGACATGCTGTTAATTGGCTCTGTCTTAATTTCAACAAGCATTGCATGAGGAGACTAAAAACTGATTTCCCACATAACTATTCCTAAAGAGAAAACATCAACCTAGAAATGACCAAGACATGTTTCAAGAAGCATTGCATGAGGAGACTAAAAACTGACTCTATGGAGATCACCTTTTCGGAAACCCTGCTACTGCTCCCATTCAATAGTTCCGGCGCCATCCATGGGAGGGTTCCTCGCACACCACCAGAAACCAGGGTATTTCTTTTAATTCTTGACAATCCAAAATCTCCAACCTACGAAATTACACATGAAAATATCTCGTAAGCTAACTCGAAGTTTAGTAGGAAGTTAAAGATTTTTCTCCGGAATTGGACAGCATATGAGGAATAATATAGAAGATGCAACCAgctgaaaatatatattttttcacatGATGCAGATCGAGTGCATCGAAATGCATTTctcaagctatatatatatatatatatatatatatatatatatgtatgtatgtttcgGGACCTACCTTGCATATCGGTCGCTGGAGATCTCTAAGATTCACTAGTAAGTTGTCACATTTGAGATCAAAATGAACTATGTTCTTTGAATGCAAATATTCCATCCCAAAAGCAGCATCCATTGTGATTATAAGCTTTTTGCGATGATCAAGTGCGCTAAAGAAAAAGTAACATCATCAGCATTATCATGCAATTTTTGCACCGGTGAAAGCAatacaagaaaattttatggCCGGCTCGGCTCACCTGTCCTTCCTTAGCAGGACATGCCTGAGTGATCCATTCACCATGAACTCTGTGACGGTGGCCAATGTTCCCCCAGCACCATCTGGAACTACCCCATAAAAAGCTACCACATTTGGATGGTGAAGTTTCGAAAGAATCTGTGCCTCCCTCCAGAAGTCATTGCTCTGTAGAATGAATCGAGCAGTATTCCAGTATAATCGATCAACTCGCGAAATGCATTACGTTTTAAGTTCAGCATTACAGGTTTGCTGAAAAGTGAATAGCATGTCTGAATAGGAACTAAtggatgcaaaatttgaagattTCAGGTTATTTTAAGCTTCATCAGTTTAACACTAACGTCTTAATCAGAGCCCATATAGATTTCCTGCAACTAAAAAAagatcaaattttgcatcaaaaGTCTTAACAAAGAGGCTTCTCCTATGTTGCTTATAAAAGATGAAAGTAATTGGATTGAATTGGTGGATTTCCTAAGCAACGAATCTGATAGAACATACAAGTGAAGCCCCGCTAACTTGGAAATTTTTAGTTCATGAAAGGTAAGCAAAGTGTAACTATCAATTATCATCTAAACAAGATAGTAGTAGTATAGCTGATAACACAATAGAAGATCAGGTCACCAACAAACCAGTCGTTCTTGCTCAGAGGATCTCCCTGCGAAGCAGCTTTTTTTGATACGTTTGATTGCAACATCTGTTCCCCGCCACTTTCCATGGTAGACAGTTCCAAAAGTACCAGATCCCAGTTCATGTAGCTCCTCAAGATCAGCATTTTTTATAATCTGAACATAAATAAGAATTTTAGCAGCATATCCAAGCACCTTGTTTTGTTAGCAACCAAGAGTTTTGAAGCCACTTTGTATGATAGGCGACAAAAATGATCGGTGGTTTACAGATCTTGTGCTCACCAAACATAAAACCTAGGACATCATGAAGCTTTCCATGACAAACGACTAATTGATCTTATTCGACACATGGaagttccttttttctttttcttcatttttttttttttttttgcacaagGACATGTTGTGAAACCATATGCAGAAAACATTTTAACTTTCTTTCTTGGACATAACACTCTTTCATACACAATAATGCTTACAGTAAGATCCTAATTATATATTTGAGGGGACTATAGAAAAAGGACATACAAAAAAGGTCCATGAAACCTTACTGTAGAAGAAGaggcaacaaaaacaaaaaaagaaatttttattACTATATATCGGTACCACATTTATAATTTGTGAACAATACATTGAACCAAGTCTAAGTATGACTGTCAGTATAAACATTTGTCTTGAGTATGACTGTCAGTAAGTGTTAAGAACTGAGCTTATCAATCAAAGAACAGAGCATTGTCAATTGAGAAAACTTTAGTTATGCTATTTAGTTACTTGTTGAGAATGGTAACAGTTGAGCATATGTTAAAAGTCTATGAAATCCTTCATTTGATGAGGAATACTCATCACAAAATTTGCAaactatgttatgaaccaaaaggAAGCTTTAGTCTCAAAATAATTGAAATAGTTGCAGAACCAATTAGCAAGCTGTTGCAGAAAATATAACCTGCAGTTCAGATTGTAGAACATTAACATTTTTACCTGCAAACCATAGATCCCAGCTTCTATTTCTGCTATCGCAGCATCACTTATAGATTCGTCCAGTTCTCTTACTCCAGCTTTCATATCCTGGATTTTAGATATTCAGCCACCATATCTAATATAAGGAATCGAATTAACCATCTTAAGAACCAAGTACAATAAAATCCATTTTTACCTCATTTTCAGACTCTGCTGGATAGATCCCAGCATCAGTCACTTTTGGCAATAAGGAATCATCATTTTCTGCATCTTTAACAGTCTCACGAAGTACATGGGGAACAACCACTGCTGAAAACAGGATGGATGACGGAACAGCATGAGTTACATCCTCGACCGTAACAATTCCCTCGATTGGATGTTTGTCATGCATCTCGTGTACAGATTGTTTGCCATTCTCTTTCAACTGCTTGTGACCGCAGAAGCCATTTTCCTTTACAGTGCAACCTGAATCTGAAAAATCAACAACGCTTTGATCAAGGCAAGAAACTTCTCTCTCTGAATTTTCAGTGATAGCAGGAGTCCATGACAAAAACCAATTAGGAAGGTCGTGGTCAAGCAAGTCCTGGTCGAGATCACCatattcttggttattcttcatatTCTGAGATATTATGACAGATGGAAAATGAGAGACAGGGGCATTTGATGGCATGTCGACCACGCCATTTGAGTCTCTGTCACCAGAGCTTTCTCTAGCCATCTGTTCGGCAGATTTCTTCTGGTTCACTGTTTCTGAAGAATCCTTAGGCCAGGGAACAGGAGATACAGCAATGATGTTTCCACCTTCAcatgcaaaatcacaatttaacAGCTGATATGATTCGCCATGCTGACCATTAACCTTTCCACAATTTTTCACAGATATGTCTTGTATGCATCCATCGATTTGCTCATTAGAACAGTGCTCCATATGATTATCTGGATCAGAAGTTAAAACGATTGAAGATGCAGGAACAGAGGTTTCTAGCGCCTCTAACTCTTCAGAAGAAAGACGAGCTTCAAGCAATCTGCATTCTTTCATGGAAGTTTCTGATTCTTCAGAATGATTATTTTGACGAGTCTTGTTATCCTGAGGGTGTATAGCCTGCATAATATTATCATAAGAACATCCATGTAGCAAATCCTGATCTACCAATTCTTTATTCCGATGCTCCTTATCTGTAAAGTCTAGAGTCtgataatgaaaataatttataccaCATAGCTCTGGCTGCTGAGAAAAGCGAACCTGAGCATCGGTAGGCATGGTTCCTTGTGATTCAAAGAGAAGACTCGGTCGCGGCCTTGATCCTTCCGCCAAGTTACCTACGCGTAGCTCAGAGTATGGTGATACCTTCGTGTATGGTTTCATTGTTTCATGCTGATTCTGAAGAAATGAATCAGAACACTCATGAGACGCAATTTGAAAGGCAGCAAGTGAAACATCTGATCCTGTTACCCAACCCAAGTTTTCTGCTGCCCGTCCAAGATGTCTTTTTGAATCAAAAGATATATCCATTGCAGGAGGTATTTCACAACGAGGATATGCAGCAAGGTTGGTTTCACTGTGGGTAAACAGCGGCTTAACCAAGCCTTTCATCTGACTGTGATCTTGTAATGGTGCTACCGCATGGGATCTGAGTGGCAGATCAACATCAGTATGTGAGTTATCATGAAGCTTTGCTCCTGCGGCGCTTGGAGAATACCCTGTATCGAAAACATAATAACTCCCCAATGGTTGCAGGGGCTTTATCTGATCATCCACGGATTGCTCCTGAGGATATCTCGTATCTCGTTGCTGAATTGGCTTTGGAGAAAAAGGAGGTGATTGGAATGGGGACTTCAGTCCACTTGGAGAGTTAATAAAGAACTGAGGGGAAAGATGATGATTGAAGATTCCGATACCGTTTTGGGCCTTCGCCCCATCGAGTGCATCGAATTGAGGACAAGAAGGAGACTCTTTGTGCAAACTTGGAGAATCATCCAGATGACATCCCATTTGACCTGAGAAGCTATTTCTTCTCGAGTTCTTTCTCGGGCTCGGGTCTAGCATGTTATTAACGGCGACAACATACTGATACTCTGAGTTGCTCTGCAGTCCTAATGAATCTAGACAAGTGTTCTCAGACTCATTGAGAAAGATAAGAAATAATCGGAGTCGCTGTGAAGCATCAGCCTTTTCAACCCCATAGTGCTCTTCCATCATATTCTGCAGGTCCTCGTCCGAAGCAACAGATATCAAAGCATCTAGTTCTTCACCTGGAAGCTGATACTTGATCGTATGAGGTTGCTTGCAAATGCCAAAAGTTTTATGCATCAGTTCTTTCCATGTAACATTCTTACCCATGGAAACGATTCGAGTTTCACCACCGACGTACCTCAGTTTCCCATCTCCTGGTCTTGGCAAGATCTTTCCACCAAAGCTGCACAGGAGCTTCAACTTCCCAGACTGAGGGCTACTCGAGGCTGCAGATCCCTGACAGTCGTGACGACAAACTTGAATTGGCCGTAAAAATGAACAGGTTTCAGAATGCTCATCCCGATACTTGTCAGACACCCTCTGATCATCCTCAGTAGGACTTTTGTTGGTCTGACTCCGATCAGCGTAGTATCCCATACACTCGACATCCATCACATGCCCTGTGGCCGAACTAGAATTTGAAACCTCAGAATATACTGTAGAAACTGATCTTCTCAGACCAAGAAGACATGTCAGATCTTCATAGCCTGAATGGAAATTCTGGTAATTGTTACAACCATCTCTTTTTATACGTCCTCGATCCATTTTGTGTGGAAGTGGCTCAAACTTGAAGAAACTCCACAAACAATTCCTCTCCTATTAGATCATATACATACCAAGGCACATGAACTAGAGACCAAATGGATATGGTACGCCATGGTTGTCCATCATATGGATCGTATAACATCTAAAACACGCGTCCCCCTCCATCTCTTACATTTTGGATATTCACCCGATGCTACTTTCTGAACCCAAGTAATGGATTCTGGCATCAGAATTTGGCTGTAGCGATTCTTATCACCCTAAGCTTCTAATATACCCATCAACTTTCCAAATTGCTTAAAAGAAGCAATCCCTAGAGACGATTCTGTCACCTACACACACGATCACCAAGTTGTTTACAGAAGAAGCAGCTCTTTTTGCAGCACAATTTAGATACCTGCAAACATCTATCCAACATTACCACGGGACCAAGGCAAAAGAGCTTTCACCTCTCAAGACGCAGAACTCGATACATATCCAGCGCAATTCAAAGTACGCAACCAAAAACAGAGAATCGATCGGTGAAGTCGAGGAACAGAACTCAACAAGGGGGAAACAAAGGGTCGCATCGATCGGGAATCGTGCCCTTCGAAAAGGCAATACCGACTCGCAAGAAGGGATCTTTAGGATCTAAAAGCTTGTATTTTTTTTTAGGGGGGAAATCGAGAGAGTACCTGCGGCGAAGTTTTCCGGCATCGATCAGCAAACCCGCACCGGAATTCAGGACAAATCTGATGGGAAAAGGAGTGGATTATGGAACAAAAAATTCCTCCTTTCTCCCATCATTTTCCTCCCTTCCCTTCGTTTAGAGCGACGGAATAACTAGAGCTCCGAAGGTCAAGGGAGGAAGGACACACATGAGGAGAAGGCGGCATCGATAAAGGCAAGTGGATTTACcgcgctcctctctctctctctctctctctgtctctctctccccccACAACACGACGTGTCGTGGAATTTGCGTAATCGCTTTATGTTGGAAGCTAATAAATGGTCTTTAAATAAGTGGAAATGCCTTCTTGGAGTCGATGGAAAGCGTTCCACGTCGGCAGATCCGTCCCCGCAGCTGATTCGTAATGCAATCAACCTAAAAGGATGCATATAATAAGATACCATCCACCGGCCATGTTTTGTCGGAATGCTTCACGTCCCAAACAACACTTTCTAATTCTAATTAAATAATAGCATGAAATATGTCATATTCGaatggaaaatatatatatattaaataataaaataattctattcatcataaattcagcttaaatatttattttctaatttatgGAGTATTTGTTTTAATTTAAGATTACAGTTATATAAATATGAAATTGACCGTTTGAATAGACTGTTTACTGTTGTGATGGTGAAAATATCAAAAACATTTTTTGCcatttatttatcttaaaattAGTTATTTGGGCTTTGTTGGTGACCAAATCGATTCAAGTGCGGCTCGTTCGGCTCGGGAACGAACTACCGTCGAACCGACTCGCCGACGCCGGTTGTTGTCATCATCATTCTTATTTCTTTCTGCTGTGAATCCAATAGATGTGAGCCAACACTGCTTCTCGTACGCTAAGTCGGTGGTTAAATCATGTCGTCGTCCTTCCACCGCCTTCACGACCATATAATCGGTCGCAATCGTCATATTTCATCGCTGTGCCCGGTCTCCCTCTTCTGCTTGATCCCTACATGTCGCCGTCGACGCCGACTCTGAtatttccctcctcctcctcccagtgGTGGCCACTCATCCGCATACGCATACGCATCCAAGACTCCCCGCGGCTCCGCCACCTCGCCAAGTACGCAGACATCCTCGAGGCCAAGGTTTCGACGCCGGCGACTCCCTGATCGGCATCCGGGTCCATCGGGATCTGCAACAGAGTAGCCTGTGCCCCAGTATGCACTTCCGTAGCCACTTGACAAACCGATGATTCTCCCCTGTGGCCGCGGAGGAGACCTAGCCG
The window above is part of the Musa acuminata AAA Group cultivar baxijiao chromosome BXJ1-1, Cavendish_Baxijiao_AAA, whole genome shotgun sequence genome. Proteins encoded here:
- the LOC135585335 gene encoding uncharacterized protein LOC135585335 isoform X2; this translates as MDRGRIKRDGCNNYQNFHSGYEDLTCLLGLRRSVSTVYSEVSNSSSATGHVMDVECMGYYADRSQTNKSPTEDDQRVSDKYRDEHSETCSFLRPIQVCRHDCQGSAASSSPQSGKLKLLCSFGGKILPRPGDGKLRYVGGETRIVSMGKNVTWKELMHKTFGICKQPHTIKYQLPGEELDALISVASDEDLQNMMEEHYGVEKADASQRLRLFLIFLNESENTCLDSLGLQSNSEYQYVVAVNNMLDPSPRKNSRRNSFSGQMGCHLDDSPSLHKESPSCPQFDALDGAKAQNGIGIFNHHLSPQFFINSPSGLKSPFQSPPFSPKPIQQRDTRYPQEQSVDDQIKPLQPLGSYYVFDTGYSPSAAGAKLHDNSHTDVDLPLRSHAVAPLQDHSQMKGLVKPLFTHSETNLAAYPRCEIPPAMDISFDSKRHLGRAAENLGWVTGSDVSLAAFQIASHECSDSFLQNQHETMKPYTKVSPYSELRVGNLAEGSRPRPSLLFESQGTMPTDAQAIHPQDNKTRQNNHSEESETSMKECRLLEARLSSEELEALETSVPASSIVLTSDPDNHMEHCSNEQIDGCIQDISVKNCGKVNGQHGESYQLLNCDFACEGGNIIAVSPVPWPKDSSETVNQKKSAEQMARESSGDRDSNGVVDMPSNAPVSHFPSVIISQNMKNNQEYGDLDQDLLDHDLPNWFLSWTPAITENSEREVSCLDQSVVDFSDSGCTVKENGFCGHKQLKENGKQSVHEMHDKHPIEGIVTVEDVTHAVPSSILFSAVVVPHVLRETVKDAENDDSLLPKVTDAGIYPAESENEDMKAGVRELDESISDAAIAEIEAGIYGLQIIKNADLEELHELGSGTFGTVYHGKWRGTDVAIKRIKKSCFAGRSSEQERLSNDFWREAQILSKLHHPNVVAFYGVVPDGAGGTLATVTEFMVNGSLRHVLLRKDSALDHRKKLIITMDAAFGMEYLHSKNIVHFDLKCDNLLVNLRDLQRPICKVGDFGLSRIKRNTLVSGGVRGTLPWMAPELLNGSSSRVSEKVDVFSFGIVMWEILTGEEPYANMHCGAIIGGILNNKLRPPIPERCESEWRRLMEQCWSPDPAARPSFSEITDRLRAMSMAYQQKAQTRANR
- the LOC135585335 gene encoding uncharacterized protein LOC135585335 isoform X1, with amino-acid sequence MDRGRIKRDGCNNYQNFHSGYEDLTCLLGLRRSVSTVYSEVSNSSSATGHVMDVECMGYYADRSQTNKSPTEDDQRVSDKYRDEHSETCSFLRPIQVCRHDCQGSAASSSPQSGKLKLLCSFGGKILPRPGDGKLRYVGGETRIVSMGKNVTWKELMHKTFGICKQPHTIKYQLPGEELDALISVASDEDLQNMMEEHYGVEKADASQRLRLFLIFLNESENTCLDSLGLQSNSEYQYVVAVNNMLDPSPRKNSRRNSFSGQMGCHLDDSPSLHKESPSCPQFDALDGAKAQNGIGIFNHHLSPQFFINSPSGLKSPFQSPPFSPKPIQQRDTRYPQEQSVDDQIKPLQPLGSYYVFDTGYSPSAAGAKLHDNSHTDVDLPLRSHAVAPLQDHSQMKGLVKPLFTHSETNLAAYPRCEIPPAMDISFDSKRHLGRAAENLGWVTGSDVSLAAFQIASHECSDSFLQNQHETMKPYTKVSPYSELRVGNLAEGSRPRPSLLFESQGTMPTDAQVRFSQQPELCGINYFHYQTLDFTDKEHRNKELVDQDLLHGCSYDNIMQAIHPQDNKTRQNNHSEESETSMKECRLLEARLSSEELEALETSVPASSIVLTSDPDNHMEHCSNEQIDGCIQDISVKNCGKVNGQHGESYQLLNCDFACEGGNIIAVSPVPWPKDSSETVNQKKSAEQMARESSGDRDSNGVVDMPSNAPVSHFPSVIISQNMKNNQEYGDLDQDLLDHDLPNWFLSWTPAITENSEREVSCLDQSVVDFSDSGCTVKENGFCGHKQLKENGKQSVHEMHDKHPIEGIVTVEDVTHAVPSSILFSAVVVPHVLRETVKDAENDDSLLPKVTDAGIYPAESENEDMKAGVRELDESISDAAIAEIEAGIYGLQIIKNADLEELHELGSGTFGTVYHGKWRGTDVAIKRIKKSCFAGRSSEQERLSNDFWREAQILSKLHHPNVVAFYGVVPDGAGGTLATVTEFMVNGSLRHVLLRKDSALDHRKKLIITMDAAFGMEYLHSKNIVHFDLKCDNLLVNLRDLQRPICKVGDFGLSRIKRNTLVSGGVRGTLPWMAPELLNGSSSRVSEKVDVFSFGIVMWEILTGEEPYANMHCGAIIGGILNNKLRPPIPERCESEWRRLMEQCWSPDPAARPSFSEITDRLRAMSMAYQQKAQTRANR
- the LOC135585335 gene encoding uncharacterized protein LOC135585335 isoform X3, whose product is MDRGRIKRDGCNNYQNFHSGYEDLTCLLGLRRSVSTVYSEVSNSSSATGHVMDVECMGYYADRSQTNKSPTEDDQRVSDKYRDEHSETCSFLRPIQVCRHDCQGSAASSSPQSGKLKLLCSFGGKILPRPGDGKLRYVGGETRIVSMGKNVTWKELMHKTFGICKQPHTIKYQLPGEELDALISVASDEDLQNMMEEHYGVEKADASQRLRLFLIFLNESENTCLDSLGLQSNSEYQYVVAVNNMLDPSPRKNSRRNSFSGQMGCHLDDSPSLHKESPSCPQFDALDGAKAQNGIGIFNHHLSPQFFINSPSGLKSPFQSPPFSPKPIQQRDTRYPQEQSVDDQIKPLQPLGSYYVFDTGYSPSAAGAKLHDNSHTDVDLPLRSHAVAPLQDHSQMKGLVKPLFTHSETNLAAYPRCEIPPAMDISFDSKRHLGRAAENLGWVTGSDVSLAAFQIASHECSDSFLQNQHETMKPYTKVSPYSELRVGNLAEGSRPRPSLLFESQGTMPTDAQVRFSQQPELCGINYFHYQTLDFTDKEHRNKELVDQDLLHGCSYDNIMQAIHPQDNKTRQNNHSEESETSMKECRLLEARLSSEELEALETSVPASSIVLTSDPDNHMEHCSNEQIDGCIQDISVKNCGKVNGQHGESYQLLNCDFACEGGNIIAVSPVPWPKDSSETVNQKKSAEQMARESSGDRDSNGVVDMPSNAPVSHFPSVIISQNMKNNQEYGDLDQDLLDHDLPNWFLSWTPAITENSEREVSCLDQSVVDFSDSGCTVKENGFCGHKQLKENGKQSVHEMHDKHPIEGIVTVEDVTHAVPSSILFSAVVVPHVLRETVKDAENDDSLLPKVTDAGIYPAESENEDMKAGVRELDESISDAAIAEIEAGIYGLQIIKNADLEELHELGSGTFGTVYHGKWRGTDVAIKRIKKSCFAGRSSEQERLSNDFWREAQILSKLHHPNVVAFYGVVPDGAGGTLATVTEFMVNGSLRHVLLRKDSALDHRKKLIITMDAAFGMEYLHSKNIVHFDLKCDNLLVNLRDLQRPICKVGDFGLSRIKRNTLVSGGVRGTLPWMAPELLNGSSSRVSEKLCGKS